The window CAAACATCTTTGCTATGGGGGCAAACTATGAATGAGCAGGATGACTCATTTCTTTGTTGGTACTTTTTATATTCTCAGCCCTCTTATTGCAAATCTGGGCCACTTTTGTGCAGTGCTTTGCATTTTTCTAAGATAAACCTCTTCTTGCTGTTGGTGCCTCCACATCACAGTTAGAGCTACAAATAACTGTGTGTAGGGGACTACccagatttttcttcttaaaaagaTGACTTTGTGCCATTTTGGTCCTTTGTAGTTCCTGCACTATCTGTTAGCTACAAATCATCTGACACTGACCCAGCTGTATTTTACTAAACACACCCTCCCCCACAAGGTCACAGTAGAAAACCAGAATGATTTCCACAATCCCCTGCCAAGTTTTAATCTCAGTGTTGAAATACAAGCCAGTCTGAAAagagttttttccccccaatatTTTGCACAGCACTGTGTATTTCTTTCAGCCACTTGCCTTGTATCTCTGCCAAGAGAATAAGCTCTTTAACACATCTTATATAAGCTGCAGGGAGCAAAATACATGTATGGTAAAGGTTTGTGATTTTCAGGAAACATAAAGCCATGATAATGCAGACTATGATTTCATCTCAGTCCTGCCTCAGGGATGTTGCTCTCTGACTCAATGTAATACTAAAACCTTTCCACTCCAGTGGTGTTTTGTTGTAAGGTCATTTGTTTTCCCTTATTAGTAGAAACTGAGAAGACAAATTGTTTTAGAAGGAATAGCACTTACTTCAACAAACATTTTACATACTAAAcaggttttgagaagacttcTTATAGCTTTCTAGCTTCTTATAGCTGCTCTAGATTTTATATCTCCTAATGCTAAAATTACTTCTTACTCCTCAcattaacactttttttttttttttttttatttttatattttccttctaGAATTAGGCAGGCCacatatatttctgtattttgattTCTCCAGCTCCAGGAAGATTTACCACAGAGACTTTTCTAATTAAACATTTACACTGCCTACCTGGTTTGGTCTGAATGCTCCTGTTGAAATGTGTATGGGATAGTAACTTCAGCCTGTTTCCCCTCTGCTCGCCTGGTGTTTTCCAGCAGCATGTGATGAGTTAGGGATATAGAGGCTGGGCTTCAGCTGTGTcctgtgcctgcctgcctgtcaGTCATTAATTCTATTGTGCGCTGTTTACCCAGATTCATctaattttcttcctcctctcccttccttccAATTTTAAGAGAATTTAATTTACTTAATGCTAGTTCCCAATTGCTAGATCCTCCAAAAGCCTTCTGTTCGTGGAGAGAATGGGCACAGCACAAatccctcctgcctgcagcagaggtGCCATCACAGGCACCTACAGCCATGGCTGAAAGGGGATGGTGTTACTTGCTGTCCTCAGAACATAAAAGGTGTAGCACTTCGAATAGATGCAGGATTATGTTTTCTTACTGGGATTCATAAATTTCTATtgtttataaatataaacatcAATACTTACCTATGCCTTGAAATAGCAAGTTTTTGCATTGACTGCTTTTGTATGCCTGcaaattacagaagaaaaattgaataGTCCcacataaacagaaaaatagataCCACAGACAGTGAAAACAGGCTTTGTCTGTTCCAGTAAGATAAGCTTGTACATATGCCTTCAACCAAGCTAGATATCTTTCATGTTCTTGTCCTTAGAAAGGTGGACCTGCAGCCCACAAGGGTTTAATCAGGAATACTGCTTCCACTATAGAGGATGGCTGAGTTCTCAGATGAAAATATAAGATGAAGCATAAAATGAGTGCTCTGCAATTGTTAACATGTTTTCACCTGAAAGCTGAGCTGCTGTATTCAACCCAAATGAATACAGAGTGCCAAACTGTCTTGTTGTCAGAGCTGTGGGCACGAGAACATAAACTGAAAAAGAACACTAAATGATTTAACTGCTATATTTCTGGAAATATCAATTAGTTGTGACTGCTGAGTGTTTTCCACTGAGAATGCCCTGTAGTCCTGAAATACTTTGTGTGATATTAAACTGAATTGAATTGATCAGGCTGGCAACTGCCTGTGTGTCACATTCTGGAAACTGGTTGCAGGTCTTCAGTGTTTGCAGTGGATGCAAATTCTTTTCTTCCAGAACCCTCATCATTTGAAACATGGCAGAAAAGAATTTGAtcaatatgaaggcagttttGTTCCTGCTTTACTCTGGGTCTTTTAGGAAGGTTAATAGCTGTTATTTCAGGCCTATTAAATTGGAGGAAAAGACTTGATCTGCAGCATCTGTCACCCTTCCTTGCTGCAATTTGCCAGGTCTTTGATGCCATGAGAGTAGAAGAAGTGGTGTGGAGGCCCAGACTCAGCTTTGAACAGCAGTGAAAGCTAAAATCAGTTTTGCCATTTCACACAATTTCACACCcaaagaaatggaaggaaaggCAGATGGTTGAACtgagttctgaaaaaaaatatctttagaaGTACCCAGTGGGACAGGAAGTTAGAATTGTTTGCACACTTCTGACTACACATCTCTCCACAGCAATAGCTGATGAAACATGTCTGCTGCAACCAGTCTAGCTTTAAAGGGCTCTGGCACAAGCAAAGGCAGAAACATCAGGAGCAGTCTCTGAGCCACACACTGGCCCCGGACTTTATCTCTAGTTGGCCTTGTGAGAACTTGTAGGTGCAAGCTGAAGGACATAACTTTCTTAGCAGTCAAAATGCTATCATGATGGGCACCCAAGCAAGGAGAATGTTTTGTGCTTCCACCTATCAAGAGATGCTTGCCACCTAGTCTGTGTATTAACTGACTAATATAAATCACTTTTAAGGGACTGTAGCCTGAAAAAAAGTGGCATTACTCAGTCTTCAATTGCTTTGTCTGTATCTATTTTTTTGCTGTATCTATTTCCGCCTCTCAAAAACAAGAGATTAATTCTGTGTAGACCCACCAGTATATACAAATTGAAGGATTATAGTTCTGAGGATGATGTAAAGTAGTTTTCTTACTGGGATTTATACAAATTTACCAATTAGGTCTTACACAAATttaccaaaaaacaccaaaatgtaAGAATAATTAATTTACAGCACTTCCCTTACTTTGAAGACTGCAGGTCAAAGTCATTCTTCCTGCAGCCATCAGAGTATCCATACTTATAGCTGTTTACACCATATTTTGCTGGCTGCTTGCCAAGATCCCAGAAAACACTATCAAGAAACTTTTCTATGTTTTATTCCAACTAATGTCTTGGGGAAGAATGGGTCAGGTGAGTTAGCAGTTTGGATAATTGATTTCAGAAATGTAACAATCTAGCCAAAAATATATCCACCTTTATTCCTCTGTAATTCTCCTGTAATAATGCCTTCTGGATCTcctcttgtttgtttttcagagtcAGACACCACTCCAAAAGTGTTAGCCCACCTTGGTTTTAAGAGTGCAAAGAAAGGCTGTTCAGGGTCTGCCAGAATCTGAACAACTTAATGTACTTCTCTGTCTCTTCAGCCAGCACAGTAATCCGACTCCTCCATGCACATCTTGGCACCAACTTTCCCTGCACTCAAAGGACATATGCACAGCTGCCCAGTTACCCACTTGACTTTACTGCCATGGTGCCTTCTACATCCCACAGACAGAACTTTCTCATTTCTCACTAAAAGTAAAGATGTTAAGAGATCTGTAAGGAATCCAAAGTCCCTGTGTGTCTTTCCTGAATGCCTCAGAATAAAGCAGTCTACAGTGCAGGTTACTCCTAATCTAGTCTTCAGAAAGGCCATAGAACTTTCTTCCTACTTGAATGGGTCCAGAGAATGTCTGTTTTGATGAACCAGACTGAATGTTTCAGTCTTGGCTGGAGAGTTACATCTGAAAGCAAAGGGAAGATTGAACCTTCTGTAGCAGCAGGAACTCCATAGGCTTCTTGCTATTCAAGGGCACGTGTATGGATGCAGCCAGAGAATCAGAGACTGTGGGCCAAGCACAGGGAAACTCCAAGCACACCAGGGAGAATGGCAGAGGTGAGTGCAGTATAACCACTGTTCTCGCTTCTTGAAGCTGAAAGAAAGTAAAGAGAGCAGTCATTTAGACCTCTGTTCACTGCCTAAAGCTTTTTGCTTTTGCTAACACAGCCTTTGCCCACGAAGGTCATTTTCTCAGCTCTATTATTTTGGCTTTGGAGGCACAAACCCTCATTTCTAAATGTTTGTTTTGAGCTCAAATATTGCATTGATACACTACTGTTGTATAAAGTGACAAAAGCAAGAGTCCTGGGCTGGTGGTAGACTCACAGATAGGCAGGGATGTGAAACAGGCCCCATGAGGTATTCCAGTATAGAGTTCTCTCTATAACCAGGAAACTCAGTGTGTTCTTTGTCAAAGAATACATTTTCTCCCTTCTGCCTCAGGAGAGAGGTCACTGCTAAAGTGACAGTAGCTTTGTTTACACTTCTCTCAGCTTGCCAGAGATAAGTGTAGAAGTAGTAGCTTGCCAGAGTAGTAGTGGACCAAAGCCTAGAATAGTCCTGAGGCTTGAAGCAGCATTACAAGACACCAGCACAGATTACTTGGTTCAAGCAAATCTCACCCACTCTTCCAACAAGAATGGTGGGGACCCAAAGGCATGAGTCCTGAAATATCCTTGTAACAAAACATGGGATAAATGGGAGCTGCAAAAAACCATGAGCCCTGCTGTTTATTCATCTTTATTGTGCTGGGGGCCTGTCCCAGGTTCCACAGCAAACAGGTAAAAGCTGGGTCTTGCAGTTCTTGTAGGCAAACCCAGCAGGCAAGGTACAGCTTTGGCCTTGAGTGTGGCCCCATGTAGGTGCAGCTGGGGGCTGCCTGGGGCAGTGGTGACCAGACTGTGCCCCCTTTGCACGAGAGCCTGTATAATACCTTCCACCAGCTGGCACTGGTACTTGCTGGAGTTCCCCACAGAATGCAGATGCAGCCAGTTGCCCTGCCAGGTCTGAAAGAAGCTTTTGACAAGAAATATCTCATAAGGGGGAATGAGGACTTCCTTCTCAGATATGTGATAAGAAAAGCCTTGCATAGCTGCTCCCAGGCAGGTGGTCACAGTGAACAAAGTTTCATTCCCAAACTTCTCGGCTTCACTCCTGTGGCGGGAGGTAGAAGTAAAATGTCCAAATCGCACCCTGCTGCCTACCTTGGCCTCGATATGTAAGTCCTTTACACCCCTGTGCACCTGGTAGCACTTATGTTCCCCCCTACTGCTCTGCCATTCCTTCAATATCTGGATAGCAGTTGTTAGGTagaagtgaaaatatttaaaactgaacTTGTGTCTGTAGTGCTCTGGAGAGATTCCTGATGTAGATGTAGCCCGTTTCAGCTGCAAGTGCAAGGAGGAGTTCATGGTGTAAGCCATGAGGACTATGGCATGGCTGACACGCATTTCCCTCAGGAGACCTACAGGGCTCTTTAGCAAAACCTCCTGAGCCTTCTTCCAGAGACGAAAGTAGTCCTTGTTATCAGctatttccttttgaaaatagTCTCCTTGCTCCAGTTCTTCCATCATCTCCTCTCTGCACCCCAGGTACTGGTCATCAAAGGAATGCAGAGCCATATCCATCAGGGTGGGAGACATAGCCTGCAACATGAAAGCAAATGAAGATTATCATCAGAAGTGTGAATGTCTTGTGTATCTTTGTGGACGCAAGCCAAATTTTTACCCTTTCCTTGCCTCTTTGTTATTCTTGGCAGAGCAAGCAAGGTGGGTAACAAATCTTTAGCAAGACCTTCCTGAGCAACCTCAGGTTATTGTCTGTGCACAAATCACAGGCAAATACTAGTCAGGATGTCAGAGCTCTTATTTGATATGGATGTGCTGCATTGAAATCTCCAGGGGCATTGGTCAATTTAgacaggctggaaaaggagaggaaagattCCATGAGACCTACTCACAAACACTCCATGAAGTAATCTGGCTGCAAACAAGAGCGAAATTCCAACCAAGTAGCTAAAACAAGTTAAGACAGGTAAGAAATGTAACAGaggaacagaaagaagaaaagttaaTATTGAACCCAAAGCTCCTTAAAGTACctgtttcaaatgaaaaaacaaaaaaaattgtgataTAAGCAATTCCattatttcaaataaagaaCAATATTTACCTCTTTTACCAGTATTTGTGAGAAGATCAGCAACAAGAGGCTACCCAGTGCCACCAGCTTCCCAGAGTCCACCAAAGAGACTGaatagaacatttttttttaaggaaatgtattttgcacctgtttctttctgtttttctttgaacTAGAAAATTCTGCAGTTTGTAATTTGCACTCAGGTTTTGGTGGCTGTTCTTCAACCAGAGATCATTTGCCAAATTCTCACTGCAATTCAGAAGTCATTAATCAATTCCAAGCAGACAATTTACTGGTAGAAATGTGCCCAAAATCCATAAGGAAATGTCTGGCTGCACCAACTTCAGCTGTCATGAGTGTCCATCACCTTGATAGTTCTTTTAATTCCAAGGTACTTGGTGTTGCTCTTgcaaaaaagggagaaaaccaTGTCTTGGAGACATCTAAGGCACTTCTCCTGAGGAGGGATGTATCAGGGTGACCACTCTCTGGTTAAGAGTTTAAAAACCCCTTTTAAAGAAGTTGACTCTGATAGAGCCAACACAGAAATGCAGGGTAGGTTGGGATCCCATCTGGAAGCAGCGATAACCTAACTCTCCTTCTCCTTATCACCCCCTGGTTTCTACTCATGTTCTGCCAATCCTACTCTTACACCACTGCAGAGTGGAACCTTGTTGGACTGTTTCCATTGGGCACAGGCAAAATGAGATTCAGATTCTGTGCTGAGACAAACCTTTCTCTAGCAGCTGCTTTCTAGACAACCTTCCAAACCCTGGCAGGGAGTTATTCATCCACAGAGCCCCACGGCCTCTGATAACTCTTCTGTATGGAAAAAGAGCCAAGAACTATCAAGGCTCTGGTTCTGACTACAGAAAAGTGAAGCCCATTTTCCATGGCCTGATAATGATAGGCTGGGTGAGGAGGGCACCTCCAGACATGGAGTGATTCCCTGAGATAGGGGTCGTTTGTGAAGCTGCTTGGATCCTGTGGACATAGCATCTGCAAAATATTGCTGAAAAGGGGTGGGAGGTGGCACAAAGGTCTCATATTGGGCTCCTTTCAAagcagttgctgctgctgacaaTATCTGCAGTCCCTGGTGACATGAGATGATGCCATGAAGCGCTATACTAAGTGATGGATGCAGACTACCTACTTCTCCAGCCTGGAATTTCTCTGTTATCTTGGGCTGTATTTCAGAAAGTTGTTGTTTTACTGCTAAAAGTGAGTCCACAGGAGGGCTCACGAATTTATTGAGAGACAACTCTACCTCTGTTTGTGTAGAGATAAAAGAGACCTAAACTAAGACAGGCTCTCATGGGAGCTTGGCAATAATGATAAACACCCCCACTAAAATGTCAGTTCAGCTGCATATATTCCATTTGTAAATGATATCCCCGTTTTTCCCCTCTGACCCGTAAGTGAATGTTTAGTATGAAGGGAACCAGCAGGAAAGGAATTTGCATTTTCAAACGCTTTAGAAGTAACTCTGTGAGTTGTAAGCAAAGTTATTGCTAAATACAACAAATGCAGCGGCCGTGAGATGGCAGCAGAGGATTTGTGGCGGTGCTTAGCGCTGCACCAACCAAGGGAAAATCGAATTCCTCCATTTCAGCGGTAAATTTGTAACGTGATCTGAGTGCTCAGATCTCCAAAGGTCATAATGACTCACGCCCACGAAGATATCTGATGACACAGAGTAGATGACATAATGGAGGCGTCCGGGTGTAACtttttttgcctgaaaaaaatatttactgaaagggggagaaaaaaaatacaaaactaacagaaaaatgcaaatacGGACAGGAAACTTTTTGTGCTAACAAAAccacacaacaaaaacaaaaagccctaTTTTATTAGTACACTGGATATTTGGATTATGCTAATCTCTCTAGTATCTTTCCAAGCAAAAAATTCATTGTTTTCAATAAAGCATTCTTAGTTTTTACTAGACGGCCTTCAGAGGAGTTTTTCTGTGAGCCGTGAAGCCCCATTAGTTTATGTCACTAGAGGAACCAGTCACAGGTGTTTGACCAAGACAAGCAGAGATATTAATTGTCTTCTCCTTGGCCAAGATCAGCATCACCAGTGCAAGCCACAGCAGCTTGCCATGCAAGGCTCACACTGGCAGCCATCTCTGCACACTTATCATGTGTCCTTACCTCAGCACAAGGCTTTTCAGAGAAACGCTGATCTGAGTAGGTGGTGAGTCAGGTAAAGCCTggccctcctcttccccagtgTCACAGAGCGCTGAACCTATGCCCTGAATTTTTAATGTCATCGTTTCTGATTCACACTGggccatggcaggggaaaaGGAGTCCTCATGCACTGGgttccttctcctcagggctcaCAAAAGCAGGCTGTGTCTTCCAGGCATCTCTTTTACCACAGGTAGAGGTTGTACACAGGAACAGAAAGAAGCAGCACACCAACTCACTTTACATAAGCAGTATTTATTGCAATTAGCAGTTGGGGATGGTTGCACCAGCTTACATGTAACCAGAGAGATTTGGTCTCTGCAAGTTTCCTGAGCATCAGCAGTCCCCGTCCTTGGAGGTGTGATCTGCCATCCACCTCTCCGGGAAAGAAAGCTGACAGAGTATATTAGTAGTATATtccatatataatatatatatttagctACCAATTGTcttgaataaacaaaaaactgCCCCAATTTCAATCCATCCTTGAAccaactttttttaaatttcataatGCTTatagctttcttttcttctttttttatatttttttttagctgtttaGATACTTTCAGTTTTCAGCATAAATACAAAAGCAACAGAGGAGaagaggttttggtttttttttctgttctgctgaGTATTTTTAGTTTCACTAGAAActggttgaaaaaaaaaaaacaaaaccaaaaaccaagaGAATTCAAggccttttttttaaagtcatgaAAAGCAACACACAAATGCAAGGGCTCATCTAAAAGGACTCCTTAAACACACCttttgggatttatttattGTTACTATACAGGCAAAGTTTATGACAGAGTAATCAGAAGAGTGTACCAGAAGCTGATTGCTATCTATGCAAGAGTATTTGCACACTTCTATCTTTATAAAATTATCCTACTGCAATGCATATTTAATGTGATTATACTACATAAAAATACTGAACTTTCCCACTAATTGGAACAGGTGTTCTTCCTTCTTCATAGTGAGCATTCCAGGATCAGATCCATCACATTGTGACATTCTTCTTACATAATCTTCCTGTAT is drawn from Poecile atricapillus isolate bPoeAtr1 chromosome W, bPoeAtr1.hap1, whole genome shotgun sequence and contains these coding sequences:
- the LOC131592307 gene encoding ecto-ADP-ribosyltransferase 4-like isoform X2 produces the protein MFYSVSLVDSGKLVALGSLLLLIFSQILVKEAMSPTLMDMALHSFDDQYLGCREEMMEELEQGDYFQKEIADNKDYFRLWKKAQEVLLKSPVGLLREMRVSHAIVLMAYTMNSSLHLQLKRATSTSGISPEHYRHKFSFKYFHFYLTTAIQILKEWQSSRGEHKCYQVHRGVKDLHIEAKLQEARTVVILHSPLPFSLVCLEFPCAWPTVSDSLAASIHVPLNSKKPMEFLLLQKAYKSSQCKNLLFQGIAYL
- the LOC131592307 gene encoding ecto-ADP-ribosyltransferase 4-like isoform X1 — encoded protein: MFYSVSLVDSGKLVALGSLLLLIFSQILVKEAMSPTLMDMALHSFDDQYLGCREEMMEELEQGDYFQKEIADNKDYFRLWKKAQEVLLKSPVGLLREMRVSHAIVLMAYTMNSSLHLQLKRATSTSGISPEHYRHKFSFKYFHFYLTTAIQILKEWQSSRGEHKCYQVHRGVKDLHIEAKVGSRVRFGHFTSTSRHRSEAEKFGNETLFTVTTCLGAAMQGFSYHISEKEVLIPPYEIFLVKSFFQTWQGNWLHLHSVGNSSKYQCQLVEASRSENSGYTALTSAILPGVLGVSLCLAHSL